Proteins from one Dermacentor variabilis isolate Ectoservices chromosome 1, ASM5094787v1, whole genome shotgun sequence genomic window:
- the LOC142572820 gene encoding uncharacterized protein LOC142572820, whose amino-acid sequence MPPQWINKCSRAMSTTMRQLVSGLVLVIICSGVNAGDIHGGLPDVPQGLDGMGGLDMQFGAMGGAGGPGPMGELGPHGGPYGGAGPGGPVADIPPSVLDKRGYGEPEAGPSGDYGGFDGPGGPGQGLRLDIGMEQGGPGHAGPGGTSGLDSAASHEGPFGFGGLGGLGSHGGLGFLGGLGGAGGFDGFGGLGGHRSSIGQGGLGGEHGAQLGAGGIGGHGGELGGFASQRLGQSGYSGNGLLGLGGMGGMGGFGGLEEQGMSFGAGGPSGGLHAFAGGNGVNGLDSRGGVNGGSASGNGGYGGIDSKGSAAGGQRDGGQGGAYGGQEYRVGGGGGYSGTSGLANEGGGQGGGYGGLRGYAGERGALTGGYGGLRAKGGAGGFGRQGGYNGGNGGFGQGYGGQASNAGASGSFSTTDGYASGGGNLGGSYGPGAYAGGSGGDRGGGSLGSGFGGSGGYTGGSGGGGSGGLGGGYGGSGVYGGGGGGLGGDYGGSGGYAGGGGGLGGGYGGSGGYAGGRGGGGGLSGGYGGSGGYTGGGGGAGGGGLSGGYGGSGGYAGGGGAGGGGLGGGYGSSGGYTGGGGGGGGGYAGPGGYSDEGGAEGLSGGYGGQHVRGGGDAGYRGSAMLSYQYGGLGGNYLPSSGTNGKGAAFGTSGGGGGGNKGQSGSGRKGRSFDNSGKKGSKGGKSENDAKDDVSGDVSGLTEAEIKLRQAQIIRLARFTALQATTRMSDELGQGVVFLPAVAAGTAGLGHLGSGAVSLNDAGAGLPGLGLSGVGDLGAGASLGTVSLGLNAEGAAFNGGVGHGGGAAGVVAALPVPVSVAVEKGEFAKEEALQDPYHYYKFMDSMPTAKAVNYPVFKLNHHFGPDVSVSHSVKNLGNGFVYGHPHNNVQGFGVGLGIRIPILGLGVEYSKKIKRLHH is encoded by the coding sequence GTTTCTGGCCTTGTACTGGTCATCATCTGTAGTGGCGTCAACGCTGGCGACATTCATGGAGGGCTGCCTGACGTGCCCCAAGGACTGGATGGAATGGGAGGACTGGACATGCAATTCGGAGCCATGGGAGGAGCTGGAGGCCCAGGTCCAATGGGAGAGTTAGGACCACATGGCGGTCCCTATGGCGGCGCAGGCCCGGGTGGCCCTGTGGCCGATATCCCTCCTAGCGTTCTCGATAAAAGAGGCTACGGAGAGCCCGAGGCAGGACCCAGCGGCGACTATGGTGGCTTTGATGGCCCAGGTGGACCAGGACAGGGTCTACGTCTCGACATCGGCATGGAACAAGGCGGACCTGGTCACGCTGGGCCTGGTGGCACCAGCGGGCTCGACAGTGCTGCTAGCCACGAAGGACCCTTTGGGTTCGGAGGCCTAGGTGGGCTCGGCAGCCACGGTGGCTTGGGCTTTCTCGGTGGCTTGGGCGGCGCTGGTGGCTTCGATGGTTTTGGTGGTCTAGGCGGCCATCGAAGCAGTATTGGCCAAGGTGGACTCGGAGGCGAGCATGGCGCGCAGCTTGGTGCTGGTGGAATTGGTGGACATGGGGGTGAACTTGGTGGTTTCGCTAGTCAGAGACTTGGACAAAGTGGATACAGTGGAAATGGTTTACTTGGACTTGGAGGTATGGGCGGTATGGGCGGTTTTGGTGGCCTTGAAGAACAAGGCATGTCTTTTGGAGCTGGAGGACCCTCAGGAGGATTGCATGCATTTGCTGGTGGAAATGGAGTCAATGGACTCGACTCCAGAGGAGGAGTGAACGGTGGTTCCGCTAGTGGAAACGGCGGCTATGGCGGAATTGACAGTAAAGGTAGTGCAGCGGGTGGACAGAGGGACGGAGGTCAAGGAGGTGCGTATGGTGGCCAAGAATACAGAGTAGGTGGAGGTGGTGGTTACAGCGGCACCAGCGGTCTTGCTAACGAAGGCGGCGGGCAAGGAGGAGGCTACGGAGGACTTCGTGGCTACGCTGGAGAGCGCGGAGCTTTAACAGGAGGCTACGGAGGTCTACGTGCGAAAGGTGGAGCTGGCGGCTTTGGTCGCCAAGGTGGATATAATGGCGGAAATGGAGGATTCGGACAGGGGTACGGAGGCCAAGCATCCAATGCAGGTGCAAGTGGCAGCTTCAGTACAACTGACGGATATGCCAGTGGAGGAGGAAATCTTGGTGGTAGCTATGGGCCTGGTGCATACGCTGGAGGAAGCGGAGGAGATCGAGGAGGTGGAAGCCTTGGCAGTGGCTTCGGCGGTTCTGGTGGATATACCGGAGGAAGTGGAGGAGGCGGAAGTGGAGGTCTTGGCGGTGGCTACGGCGGTTCTGGTGTAtacggcggaggaggaggaggccttGGTGGGGATTACGGTGGGTCTGGTGGATATGCCGGAGGAGGTGGAGGTCTTGGTGGCGGCTACGGCGGTTCTGGTGGATACGccggaggaagaggaggaggaggaggtctTAGTGGCGGCTACGGCGGTTCTGGTGGATACACCGGAGGCGGTGGAGGAGCAGGAGGCGGAGGTCTTAGTGGCGGCTACGGCGGTTCTGGTGGATATGCCGGAGGTGGAGGAGCAGGAGGTGGAGGCCTTGGTGGCGGCTACGGCAGTTCTGGTGGATATAccggaggaggtggaggaggcggaggaggataCGCCGGGCCTGGTGGATATTCGGATGAAGGAGGAGCCGAAGGTCTTAGTGGTGGCTACGGTGGTCAACATGTCAGAGGAGGTGGAGATGCTGGCTACCGAGGATCTGCTATGCTATCATACCAATACGGAGGGCTTGGAGGGAATTACCTTCCGAGTAGTGGTACGAATGGAAAAGGTGCTGCATTTGGTACGtctggcggtggtggtggtggaaacAAGGGACAAAGCGGCAGTGGTCGAAAAGGCCGCAGCTTCGATAACTCTGGAAAAAAGGGCAGCAAGGGAGGCAAGAGTGAGAACGACGCTAAAGATGACGTAAGCGGTGACGTTAGTGGGCTCACAGAAGCAGAGATAAAGCTCAGGCAAGCGCAAATAATACGCCTTGCCCGATTTACAGCACTTCAAGCGACCACGCGGATGTCTGATGAACTTGGACAAGGCGTTGTTTTCCTGCCAGCTGTTGCAGCAGGCACCGCTGGCCTAGGACACCTAGGCTCAGGCGCTGTGAGTCTGAATGACGCTGGAGCTGGCCTCCCAGGTCTCGGCCTTTCTGGCGTCGGAGATCTTGGTGCAGGCGCAAGTCTTGGTACTGTGAGTTTGGGTCTCAATGCCGAAGGCGCTGCTTTTAACGGAGGTGTCGGCCACGGTGGTGGAGCAGCGGGTGTCGTCGCCGCTTTGCCTGTTCCCGTATCGGTGGCTGTGGAAAAGGGAGAATTTGCCAAGGAGGAGGCCTTGCAGGACCCGTACCATTATTACAAGTTCATGGACAGTATGCCCACAGCAAAGGCCGTCAACTACCCAGTCTTCAAGCTCAATCACCACTTTGGGCCCGACGTATCCGTCAGCCATTCGGTGAAGAATCTTGGCAACGGTTTTGTGTATGGCCATCCCCACAACAATGTCCAAGGTTTCGGTGTTGGGCTAGGCATAAGGATTCCAATTTTGGGACTGGGTGTAGAGTACTCCAAAAAGATCAAGCGGCTTCATCATTAG